The genome window TGagtttagtttaaaaaaagcagaaaacaaaGCCAATGTTGGCGAATGCTGGTGCTTTCAGTTATAGTGGTCGTCGAAGACTGAAGTTCCATTTTCTGGTCAGTTAGCTTTTAAAGCTATTCATTGTGAAATTCAACttcgaaaaaaaagagagcggAAGAGAGACATGGACTGCAAGATGTGAGAGTGGGAGAACAGGCTATTGTTGCCATTTCTAATGAGTCAATGTTTttcacaacaaaattaaattgaaacgATTTTAAACGTTTACTATTTTTTGtgattataatattttaaacgATATATATtgcctgtttttttttataccgtAATGCATATGTAACTACTTTCAGGATTCAAAggacaaaaaaattgaaatttctatTCATTCAAAGACTTCCTCTTCTAATGCTCTGAAAAATCTTGTAGTTTTAAAGTCAATAAATACAATGGTATACATATTGTCTAGTTGTAAATTAACTTTACTTAAATCTAAGCTTCGTCTcgaatatatgtacatatacatatgttaatgttaatgaaaataattattgattgattgcattttaaaatttaaatttaaacattgatatacacatatgtacatacatatgtctgtgtaagcaagaaaaataaaatcgatcattgttttgtaaatatgtatgtattacatacatacaaacatgaACTTCTAAGTAGGAACAACATAGAGACAATCTGATGTAGAAATACTAGTATGTAAaacttatatatacatatgtatgattAATTGAGAGCAGCAAATGCCGGTTGCTCACGTTTTCGAATTCAAAAGCTTTCGAATTTGTACTCTCTCTTTCGCACAGAGAGCTACTTTTGTTTATGATTCACATTGTGAAAAAGCTTATGTCCACATATATTTTAGTCAGTTTTAACAACTGACAGCCGCGATTCGGTTGTTGCATTCCAGGTTGTTGATGTAGTTGGTGTTGGTGCCAAGTCTAAGTTCAATAAAATGACACAGTTGTCGGACGAGCAGTTTCAAATACTCATCGAAACAATCAAATCATTGGCACCTCAAAAGACTGAGCAGGAGGAACCTCAATCCAAGGGAAGCTTCAGCAATTGCCCAGTGCGATTCAGTGGACAACGAGATCACGACGCTGTCGATGAATTTATAACAGCGGTTGAGACATACAAGGAGGTTGAGGGAATCAGCGATAAAGATGCCTTGAAGGGCATCTCACTGCTTTTCAGCAACATTGCAATCACCTGGTGGAAGGGCGTGCGTCGTGAAGCAACGACGTGGGATGATGCACTGCAGCTCCTGCGTGATCACTTTTCGCCCACAAAGCCATCTTATCAAATCTATATGGAGATCTTCGAGACAAAACAAGGATCCACCGAGGCGATCGATACGTTTATCTGCAAGCAACGCGCTCTGTTAGCCAAATTACCAGAGGGACGACACAACGAAGAGACGGAACTTGACTTCATTTATGGACTTATGCTGCAGAAGTACAGAGAGCGTATTCCTCGCCATGAAGTTAAATCGTTTCGCGAACTCCTCGAGCGTGGTCGCAACGTGGAGCGTACAAGACAATAAACTTTAGATTCTTTCGGAACCTAACAAACAATGGCTATGATTTAGTTAAGTTGTATTACGTGTAGTTAgtcttttttgttatttaaataaaattatatgcaTAAGACGaaaaatatttggtttatttccTAAGAAAGCGTGTCGCAACGGACATTTTAGATTCGTTCTTACACAAAATATGTATGACTAGAAGTGGAAGTATCATCTGTCAAATATATGAAaacagttttgttttaatttatattatgtatttatttttatgttattttaattcCTATCCATTTcctgaaataaaaaaatgtttcccATTCTAGCCCATGcccaataaaaagaaattagcaaaattgtttttttcgttttagttttgtatttggttgtttttttttctgggtTCAGTCttgcttttttcttgttttgtttggtcATGACAACCTCTTGTGGTCATCCATAGGCCCCCAGTATAATGATGATCACAATGGCCAAGTAAGCGCACTGTCATATCATCGGGGAGTGCGGGTCCAAGTTTGTTGCAGCGAGTGAGTGGCCAGTGCTCCGTATTCTGGCCCGCCAAACAACAAGGGCCAATATATACCGATGTAGATGTTGATGGTACTACGCGCCTATTAATTCTGCACAAGAGATTGCATTTACAAACGTGGTGGGTTCAGGGCAGTCGCCACATGCTGGAGCTGCTGGGCGGCGACGAATCCAAGAACCCTTTTGTGTGAATGAAAATTGATGGCGTGCCTAGAACTTGTCTGTCATCGAAGTGCTCCTAAGAGCAGCTTTTCAGCCAAGGACAATTTAGCGTGCCAATTGCACGAATGGCGACAACATAGCCATCGGTGTGCAATGTACTTTGACAAATATTGACataaaatgtcattaaattgtttgatttgttCAAAGTTCTCTCATAGAGAGAATTTTGGTTTTGCCAACAGCCAATCAATAACAGTTCCTATCGCGAAAGACGCACAACCATTTGGCAACAGCTTCAGGCCGGACACAGTTGCCACCGCAGAGCAACAACGCTGAAGTGCATCGAAACACATTTCAACATTGCTGCTTACTACGCACTGTGTACAGCCTGGAGCTCCGCCATGGACATACGTCGCACAAAAGGAACGGCATCAATGACTGACGGCGGGGGGTTTTTTGCCACATTGATTAAGGATCCGCACAGAGTTGCCGATGAAACGCAAACTAAGCGACAAGTTGTTGGTAGAACCCTCAACTTGATAGCCTCGTACACGTTTCACCCGCCCCTGCACAAACACTAGGTCAAGGCAGCGGTTTTTGACAAAAAAGTGGAGAGGGGAGAGCCGCACGAAACACCCAAGCCAAAAGCTCCGCGCTGATGCAAACTCAGCAGATTTAACGACGTCCGTCGAGTAAAGCCTTCGGCTGCAGTTCCGAAGAACAACAGCCGAGTGCAATACACTTCAGAACGTCGCTGATCTGTTGGGCCGCATCAATACGCAAAGCTTTGGCCTAGGAGCGAAATCCGTGCGCCTCTCCCCCTTCAAGTTCCCATCAATCCGTCTAAGGTAAATAAGCTTTACCTTGGTGCATAAACATTGTTGTGATAATATCACGAAAACCATTCTAGAGTTAGCGTTCATAGCCAAAAATAGCCGCAGGCGCAGCGtgaagttttgttgttgttgttgtgttaaGCTTGGCTTAGCTTGCCGGCACGCCACTTGGCGATGAATGAGAGAGTGAAATGGACTTGTGTAGAAGCTGTCATCCTCCTTCTCGTTCTTGTCAATGTGTGACCAGCGTGGCGAAGTCTTGctgtatttctttttgttggaTCGTGACGTCAGCGTATTAGATGTGCGCCCTGCGCAACcagttgttatttttaatttgccgATGATGTCACGATTTGAAGAGTTGCGTGCGAGTATTCTTTTAATCGTCGTTGCCCTCGTTCTGTGCCTGTCGACGTTTGCGGCAGTTCTCGAACGTGTGTCCACGGAAATTGCAGTAAGTGCAACGATCAACACGGCGAGCACCGCGTAGTGGACCCTTGGATACTGCTTCATCTTCTTGGTTGTTATGCTCGATGATGCGCCCTTGTTCAAGAAGGTCACGAAACGTTGTGATGCTCTGACGGGGAATGTGTTTGCGGTACTTGATATTCAAGAGGCCGTAGAGGAAGTCCAGTTCGGTTTCTTCATTGTGGCGGCCTTCTGGCAGCTGAGCGAGCAGTGCACGTTTCTCGACCACAAAGGTGTCAATGGCAACCGAATCCTCCTGTTTCTTCTCAAAGAACTCCATGTAGACCTGGTAGGCAGGCTTAGTGGGAGAGAAGTGTTCACGGATTAGACCAATAGCGTCATTCCAGGTCTTTGCCTCCTTCCGAACACCTTGCCACCAAGTGGAAGCGATGCCATAGAAGAGCAGGGAGATGCCCTTGAGGGCGTTCTCATCGCTGATGCTCTCCAACTCCTTGTAGGTGACAATGTTGGTGATGAACTCCTCGACCTCGTCATGACTGCGAGCACCGCCAAATCGATGTGTGCAATTGCTGAAGCTTCCCTTCGTCTTGGATGTTGAAGATTCACCAGCAGCGACAGCGTTGCCAGCTGCGCTGACAGCCGACGCACGCACTGCTTCGATGAGAGCTTGTAGTTGCTCGTTAGTCATCTGAATAGTCTGTgccattttgtatttagtttaaaaGATACACGCGTTGTTGTGGATTAGCTTTGAATGTAGTTGAATTGTGTGGGAAATGCAGAGAACAAAGCCAAAGCTGGCGAATGTTGTTGCTTTCACTTGGTGTGGTCGTTGATGACTGAAATTCCACTCATTCTTGGTGGGACTTTTATAGTTCGCGGTTGTGAAATTGTATTTCGAAAAAGCTCttagtgagagagagagataaaacTATGAGTAGAAAAGAGAGAAGCGGGCAATTGGGATTGCTGTTCTATTGAGTCAGCGataaaactaatttcaaaCACAGctaaacatttatatttacattcatatacatatatacatatatacaggAATGTGTatgacatatgtatgtacatatgtctTTCATAAACATGTTgaatttcatatacatatggaCATGCCGgtaaaaatattgattagaTAGCATCGGTGATTTTCTATTGAAAAAAGacatagtacatacatatagtataaacACAAATTTGGTGACATTGGTAATTACTTAAACATTCGCAAAGCAAGTACAGTTATTGTGCCGCtgaaattattgtatttaatctataaacaaaaatgcatacatatacatatgtacatctaCCAATGTTAAAAGCTgtaaaaattacaattgatTGTATGTACAAGACAAGGCTAGCCATagacatgcatacatacatatgtattgtatttacatatatctataaatcaagtaaatataaaaaattgtttactgCCCTTTTGTGCCTCGTGGTTtgattcaatttcatttttgcatgAAACCATTATTAGtcattacatacatatgtaagtatgcaTTTGTATGTTTATATTCAGCAAcccatttttgtttttgtaatcgTATGCGGGTGTTATTTTAGAATCCGTTTAATCATACTGAAACAAATTTTTCTGTATTATTCAAAAAGAGTAATTGACTCCCCGATGATTAATCATGATGTGTCCTCGAGTAAAATTTACGTCTACATCCATTTTGCGGGTTTTAAATTGCAGACATTCGTTTCCAGAAAACGAAATGTTTATAAGATCGAAAGAATCAACGAAATCATTGTTCCATACATTCATATGAGATGGCATGCTTCGTTATAAGTTATAAGTTTGCCATCGGTATGAGGCCATAGAGAGCtctttgaaattgaatattcGGGCAAATACCTACGTCAACATAAATTTTGTCGGTTTTAAATTTCAGAATTTCATTTccagaaaatgaaaagtttatAAGATAGCAAGAAACAAACAAGGCATTATTGTAAACATATTGCACGGCATGCTTCAGCTTTTAAGAGACGCATTTCGTGCTTATTAAGTACATCTATcgtatatacgtatgtatatacatagattcacatatataattttaactttgttatattgaaataaactaaaaatgtatgctatgtatttgtttatatttataaaaacctCTCTTAAtgtgataaaaataatataaaaggtTAAAAGAAAGGTTGAAAttcatcataataattatattatattactattACCATTGAATTATTTCTTTGAGACTGCTAAATACATCGATAGCTGCGACAAAGAATcgatatttaaaaactttaaaaaactACGATGCATCGATTGATAAATTATCGCTGTTTGTCCATCCTTGTGACAAATTTGCGCTGAATAAATCCAGTTAAAAAAGTTAAGTTGACGGAGGGCATAATGAAAGAATATGCAGTGGAACGTATTGAAAAAAAGCGAGTAATCAATGGTATTACTGAGTATTTTCTAAAGTGGAAGGGATACCCTCGCTCCAAAAACACATGGGAGCCCATTGATAATCTATTTTGCAAAGATTTAGTCGCCGAATTCGAGAAGTCGGAGAAAAACAAAGCGCAATCTAACAACAACAGGCGCAAAATTGTATCTTCTGAAGGCGATTCCAAGGCAGTTATTCGATTAAAAAAACTGGCTAACGAAAAGAATAAGAAATTTGGATTTGATCGTGGCTTGGAGGCTTTGAAAATTATTGGCGCAACCGATTCGTCCGGAGTGCTAATGTTTCTAATGTCTTGGAAAAATTCGGATAAACTTGAACTGGTGCCGGCAACGTTGGCCAATTTAATGTGTCCCCAAATAGTTATTGACTTCTATGAGGAGCGCCTTACTTGGGCTCCACACATCGGTaatgtgaaaattaaaaactcaCGTCGTCTTGCGAAAAAGGAAAATGCATACTAATACATATGCAGGACAACTGTAAACAGTatgcatatatgcatatgGACATTCGTCTCATTCGAAGATTAATTCTATTCTTAcctttatgtaaatatttgacaacATTGTATAAGATTTaattgtacatatattaaaacGAGAAACTTTTGGTATTTCGTAATTTTCTGATCGGGGTGGTGCACACATTTTTCGCGCGTCAAATTGTAGTAAGCGCTGTGTTGCCAGACCGTTGAGAATTGGTCTGATGAGCTAGTCCGTTCATTGGAACGTGGTACTGGTTCAGTCGTGAGTCATTAACACTGGTTATTGAATAGTGTTTGACAATTGCTGTTGGTTGCGAGGTGCGTTGTTTTAGTAATCCCGTGAAAACAGCGAAGAATTGTAGTTTTTCGTCTATTTGCACGTTGagtatttatgatttgaaCGCTGTTCTCgtgtaaatgcaatttgtaatGCTCTATAATAATGACAGTTTCAGTTTATTGGATATTGGAGGCGTAGGCTGGCGTCTGGGAAGTTGATGTGCCATTTGATATCTTGTCATTTGGGCATTTGTTGAAGCGTTAGTTGTCTGTCGCCTGCCGGCTGTAAACGTTAGTTGTACACCACAGCATAGCAAACGATGACCACCAGCAGCGAGGATGTGCTCCTACAGATGGGCGAGGTGCGCTACAAGAAGGGTGATGGCACACTATATGTGATGAACGAACGTCTGGCCTGGATGGCTGAGCATCGCGACACTGTCACCGTCTCGCATCGCTATGCGGACATCAAAAGTAAACATATTAATGAAGTCAGCATTAACAGtggcaattcaatttaacCATCGttacacacacagcacagaaGATCTCGCCCGAGGGCAAGCCGAAGGTGCAGCTACAGGTGGTGCTGCATGATGGCAACACGTccacttttcattttgtcaATAGACAGGGATTGCAGGCAACGCTGGCGGATCGGGACAAGGTCAAGGagctgctgcaacagctgtTGCCGAATTTTAAGCGCAAGGTGGACAAGGACTTGGAGGATAAGAATCGCATATTGAAGGATCATCCAAATTTGTTGCAACTGTACAAGGATTTGGTCATTACCAAAGTACTCACAAGCGACGAGTTCTGGGCCACCCATGCTAAGGAACATGCGCTTAAAAAGATGGGCAAGAGCCAGGAAATTGGTTTGTATTATGTGTATAGGAACTTTACAATGATTTCACAAT of Drosophila nasuta strain 15112-1781.00 chromosome 3, ASM2355853v1, whole genome shotgun sequence contains these proteins:
- the LOC132790470 gene encoding chromobox protein homolog 1-like, which codes for MKEYAVERIEKKRVINGITEYFLKWKGYPRSKNTWEPIDNLFCKDLVAEFEKSEKNKAQSNNNRRKIVSSEGDSKAVIRLKKLANEKNKKFGFDRGLEALKIIGATDSSGVLMFLMSWKNSDKLELVPATLANLMCPQIVIDFYEERLTWAPHIGNVKIKNSRRLAKKENAY
- the LOC132789427 gene encoding activity-regulated cytoskeleton associated protein 1-like, which translates into the protein MAQTIQMTNEQLQALIEAVRASAVSAAGNAVAAGESSTSKTKGSFSNCTHRFGGARSHDEVEEFITNIVTYKELESISDENALKGISLLFYGIASTWWQGVRKEAKTWNDAIGLIREHFSPTKPAYQVYMEFFEKKQEDSVAIDTFVVEKRALLAQLPEGRHNEETELDFLYGLLNIKYRKHIPRQSITTFRDLLEQGRIIEHNNQEDEAVSKGPLRGARRVDRCTYCNFRGHTFENCRKRRQAQNEGNDD
- the LOC132789428 gene encoding activity-regulated cytoskeleton associated protein 2 yields the protein MTQLSDEQFQILIETIKSLAPQKTEQEEPQSKGSFSNCPVRFSGQRDHDAVDEFITAVETYKEVEGISDKDALKGISLLFSNIAITWWKGVRREATTWDDALQLLRDHFSPTKPSYQIYMEIFETKQGSTEAIDTFICKQRALLAKLPEGRHNEETELDFIYGLMLQKYRERIPRHEVKSFRELLERGRNVERTRQ